Proteins found in one Terribacillus sp. DMT04 genomic segment:
- the pbp4b gene encoding penicillin binding protein PBP4B, translating into MLRTSLQTSVLALVLLLLFVPTEVVAVSNEPTILEMVKTPEEAGFTKAGLAKVDKLIENDIENGFPGASLIIIKDGKIVKESRYGYRQVYDGLEKLKQPKKLKKETLYDLASNTKMYATNFSLQHLVSTGQIALIDKVSKYIPEFNDKADANIKGKNTITIQDLLQHQAGFPASIEFHDPNAAGAFYSQNRGQTIGFLPQVPLEYEPRTDHLYSDIDYMLLGVIVERVTGKQLDTFVEETFYQPLHLKNTMFKPLDKGVKEKDIAATERLGNTRDGYISFPRIRQETIIGEVHDEKSYYAMNGVAGHAGLFSTTMDMAVLLQVMLNGGDYGTHHFFDEEVVDQFTTASSTNETYGLGWRRNGSGGTMEWMFGSLASEAAYGHTGWTGTVTIIDPAYDLGIVLLTNKKHTPVVNPEQNSNLFAGDAYATGDYGPVVQAIYEAMK; encoded by the coding sequence ATGTTGCGGACAAGTCTGCAGACTTCCGTTTTGGCTCTTGTGTTATTGCTATTGTTCGTCCCAACTGAGGTGGTGGCTGTGTCAAATGAACCCACGATACTTGAGATGGTAAAAACTCCAGAAGAAGCAGGTTTTACAAAAGCTGGCTTAGCTAAAGTAGATAAGCTAATAGAAAATGATATTGAGAACGGGTTTCCGGGAGCGTCTTTAATCATCATAAAAGACGGGAAAATCGTCAAAGAGTCTCGTTACGGTTACCGGCAAGTGTATGACGGTCTGGAGAAGCTGAAGCAACCAAAGAAGTTGAAGAAGGAAACACTTTATGACTTGGCTTCAAATACGAAAATGTACGCAACTAACTTTTCATTGCAGCATTTAGTAAGTACAGGTCAGATCGCTTTAATAGATAAAGTCAGCAAGTATATTCCGGAATTCAACGATAAAGCGGACGCAAACATAAAAGGGAAGAATACAATCACGATTCAAGATTTGCTGCAACATCAAGCAGGTTTCCCTGCAAGTATAGAGTTTCATGATCCAAATGCAGCCGGCGCGTTTTACTCTCAAAATCGGGGTCAAACTATTGGCTTTCTACCGCAAGTGCCGCTGGAATACGAACCTCGGACGGATCATCTATACAGTGATATAGATTATATGCTTTTAGGTGTTATCGTAGAGCGAGTAACAGGGAAACAGCTAGATACATTTGTAGAAGAAACGTTCTATCAGCCGCTACATTTGAAAAATACGATGTTCAAGCCGTTGGATAAAGGTGTTAAAGAGAAAGATATTGCTGCGACAGAGCGGCTGGGCAACACTCGTGATGGATATATCTCTTTCCCGCGTATTCGCCAAGAAACAATTATCGGAGAAGTACATGATGAAAAAAGTTATTACGCAATGAATGGTGTCGCTGGTCACGCTGGTCTTTTCTCCACGACAATGGATATGGCAGTGCTCCTGCAAGTGATGCTCAATGGCGGTGACTATGGCACGCATCACTTTTTCGACGAAGAGGTGGTAGACCAATTTACGACCGCTTCTTCCACGAATGAAACCTATGGATTAGGCTGGAGACGAAATGGAAGCGGAGGAACAATGGAATGGATGTTTGGATCACTGGCTAGCGAAGCTGCTTACGGGCATACAGGCTGGACAGGTACCGTCACCATTATTGACCCTGCGTATGATCTAGGCATTGTGCTGCTGACAAATAAGAAGCATACACCGGTTGTGAATCCGGAACAAAACAGCAATCTTTTTGCAGGAGATGCGTATGCTACCGGCGATTATGGACCTGTTGTTCAAGCAATATATGAGGCGATGAAATGA
- a CDS encoding CocE/NonD family hydrolase yields the protein MVFNVRDNQLQIKTTYPHQIKQIRHVWIPMRDGVKLSARIWLPEDAENEPVPAILEYIPYRKDDFTALRDSIRHPYFAGHGYASVRVDTRGSGDSEGILYDEYLPQEQDDAEDVLKWIANQSWSTGKTGMIGKSWGGFNGLQVAARKPPELKAVITICSTDDRYADDVHYKGGALLASDMLWWASTMFAYNARPADPEIVGEKWRENWMQRMEETPPFAEEWVRHQRRDAYWKHGSVNEDYQDIEVPVFAVGGWADGYTNAIPRMMEGLDVPRKGLIGPWAHEYPEVAIPGPSIGFLQECLRWWDYWLKDKETGIMDEPMLRAWMQESLPPEVEYEERPGRWVAEAQWPSANIIQKGLYVAGQELVEAAEDGSPITVSSMQQHGLYAGVFCPFGQPGDMPSDQRLENGFSTIFTSAPLEEKVEILGAPKLQLELASDQKQALLAVRLNDVAPDGSVSRITWGMLNLTHRNSHEFPEALTPEEKIVVTVQMNDIGYALPAGHRWQVAIAPTYWPHAWPSPKEATLTVYPGHHSKLLLPTREAQAIDKTLSVFGAPETAPVLEKEVLRPESRKRQINYDLVSKTWILDDYSDEGARKLADNGLEYGSTNRNVYTVKEGDPLSANVQCDWTMDIGRGEWQTHLNLTCKMWCDEAYFYLQHELHAFEGDKEVFTKKWGEKILRDFI from the coding sequence GTGGTATTTAATGTAAGAGATAACCAGTTACAAATAAAAACGACCTATCCGCATCAAATAAAACAAATACGGCATGTGTGGATTCCCATGCGAGATGGAGTGAAATTATCGGCAAGAATATGGCTTCCTGAAGATGCAGAAAATGAGCCGGTACCAGCAATATTGGAATATATCCCATACCGGAAAGATGATTTTACTGCATTGCGTGATTCCATCCGCCACCCTTACTTCGCAGGACACGGTTATGCCAGTGTCCGTGTGGATACGAGAGGAAGCGGTGATTCAGAAGGTATTCTATATGATGAATATCTTCCGCAAGAACAAGATGATGCAGAAGATGTGTTGAAATGGATTGCAAATCAGTCATGGTCAACAGGTAAGACAGGAATGATCGGAAAATCTTGGGGAGGATTCAATGGACTGCAGGTTGCTGCCCGAAAACCGCCAGAATTGAAAGCTGTCATTACTATTTGCTCGACAGATGATCGGTATGCAGATGATGTTCATTATAAAGGTGGCGCACTGCTCGCTTCCGATATGCTGTGGTGGGCATCGACCATGTTCGCTTACAATGCAAGACCTGCTGATCCGGAGATTGTGGGAGAGAAATGGCGAGAGAATTGGATGCAGCGAATGGAGGAAACACCACCATTTGCTGAGGAATGGGTACGGCATCAGCGGCGGGATGCTTACTGGAAGCACGGCTCCGTGAATGAAGATTACCAGGATATTGAGGTGCCTGTTTTTGCCGTCGGAGGTTGGGCAGATGGCTATACAAATGCCATTCCGCGCATGATGGAAGGGTTGGATGTACCAAGAAAAGGTCTGATTGGACCATGGGCGCATGAATATCCAGAAGTAGCTATTCCAGGACCATCTATTGGATTTTTGCAGGAGTGTTTGCGTTGGTGGGATTACTGGCTGAAAGATAAAGAGACAGGCATTATGGACGAGCCCATGCTGCGCGCTTGGATGCAGGAGAGTCTCCCTCCCGAAGTAGAGTACGAGGAACGGCCTGGACGGTGGGTCGCAGAAGCACAGTGGCCGTCAGCAAATATCATACAAAAAGGCTTGTATGTGGCGGGGCAAGAATTGGTGGAAGCAGCGGAAGACGGTTCACCGATAACAGTTTCTAGCATGCAGCAGCATGGGCTTTATGCTGGCGTATTTTGCCCATTTGGACAGCCGGGGGATATGCCATCCGATCAGCGTCTGGAAAACGGATTTTCTACTATTTTTACCAGTGCACCCTTGGAAGAAAAAGTAGAAATACTTGGTGCTCCGAAACTGCAGCTAGAGCTTGCTAGTGATCAAAAACAAGCATTGCTAGCAGTTCGGCTGAATGATGTGGCTCCGGATGGTAGTGTCAGCCGCATCACTTGGGGGATGCTCAACTTAACCCATCGAAATAGCCATGAATTCCCTGAAGCTCTAACACCAGAGGAAAAGATTGTTGTGACGGTTCAAATGAATGATATTGGTTACGCACTGCCAGCAGGTCACCGCTGGCAAGTCGCAATAGCGCCAACTTACTGGCCGCATGCCTGGCCTTCTCCGAAAGAAGCGACACTCACTGTCTATCCCGGTCATCATTCCAAGCTGCTGCTACCAACGAGAGAAGCACAAGCGATAGATAAAACGCTTTCTGTATTCGGGGCGCCAGAGACCGCTCCTGTATTGGAAAAAGAGGTTCTGCGTCCGGAGAGTCGTAAACGCCAAATTAACTATGACTTGGTAAGCAAGACATGGATATTGGATGATTATTCAGATGAAGGTGCGCGAAAACTGGCTGATAACGGTTTGGAATATGGCAGCACAAACCGAAATGTGTATACAGTCAAAGAAGGCGATCCGTTATCCGCGAATGTACAATGTGACTGGACAATGGATATTGGACGTGGAGAGTGGCAGACACATTTGAATCTGACCTGCAAGATGTGGTGTGATGAGGCGTATTTCTATCTGCAGCATGAATTGCATGCATTCGAAGGGGATAAAGAAGTATTTACTAAGAAATGGGGTGAGAAGATACTGCGAGATTTTATATAA
- a CDS encoding ABC transporter ATP-binding protein, which produces MGILEATSVQKKYGNKFNKQEVLRGVDLTIEAGEFVGIMGSSGSGKTTLLNVLSSIDQASGGTILIQNNEITNMKEKQLAEFRKNHLGFVFQEYNLLDTLTVKENILLPLSIKKVPKKEANQKFEEVAHQLGILDIQHKYPSEISGGQKQRTSAARAFIHEPSIIFADEPTGALDSKSASDLLNKLSSLNQNRKATIVMVTHDPAAASYCSRVIFIKDGQIYTQLNKGQQERQAFFKDIMSTQGVLSGVQNEH; this is translated from the coding sequence ATGGGAATTCTTGAAGCGACAAGCGTGCAAAAAAAATATGGCAATAAATTTAATAAACAGGAAGTGCTGCGAGGTGTCGACCTTACCATTGAAGCGGGAGAGTTTGTCGGCATTATGGGATCGTCTGGATCTGGTAAAACAACACTGCTGAATGTCCTTTCCTCGATTGATCAGGCAAGCGGCGGTACAATCCTCATTCAAAACAATGAAATCACGAATATGAAGGAAAAGCAGCTGGCAGAATTCCGTAAAAATCACTTGGGCTTCGTTTTCCAAGAGTACAATCTGCTGGATACATTAACGGTGAAAGAGAATATCCTTCTGCCGTTGTCTATCAAGAAAGTGCCGAAAAAAGAAGCCAATCAAAAGTTTGAAGAAGTAGCCCATCAGCTTGGAATTCTTGATATTCAACATAAATATCCCAGCGAAATTTCCGGCGGTCAGAAGCAGCGTACATCAGCAGCTCGTGCGTTTATCCATGAGCCAAGCATCATATTTGCCGATGAACCGACAGGAGCGCTTGATTCGAAATCAGCATCCGATCTGCTCAACAAGCTTAGTTCACTTAATCAGAACCGGAAAGCAACCATTGTGATGGTCACACATGATCCAGCCGCTGCTAGTTACTGCAGCCGTGTTATTTTCATTAAGGATGGCCAAATCTATACACAGCTGAACAAAGGGCAGCAAGAGCGACAAGCCTTCTTTAAAGACATCATGTCCACGCAAGGTGTGCTCAGCGGGGTGCAAAATGAACATTAA
- a CDS encoding HAMP domain-containing sensor histidine kinase: MIRNYFRDKASWIGMFVLLSCLLLLVAYVDTTIPFASIFYLLLLFWLLLLIFLFLRYPRETRYYRSIKDWEKSLDASTLPEPDRPYEYIVHESLQEQVRFLNRTSADRREALEQERDELLSWIHDVKTPLTAMQLIIERMEDTTLKQQLTYEWLRVHMLLDTQIHQKRITFIENDLFIEEIHLPEVISQEIRSLRSWCMQKGIGFEIDLKETMVLSDTKWFTFILRQLLSNAVKYSENSDIHIKSEKQDGHIRIHIQDNGIGIDAKDMPRIFERGFTSTVQHDKAATGMGLYLTKRAAKPLRINMDVTSEPGKGTCFTLTFPKRNEMVGMTGV; encoded by the coding sequence ATGATTCGTAATTATTTTCGTGATAAAGCGAGCTGGATCGGTATGTTTGTCCTGCTTTCCTGTTTGCTTTTGCTAGTAGCTTATGTGGATACAACGATTCCCTTTGCATCAATCTTTTATCTTTTATTATTATTCTGGCTGCTGCTGCTTATTTTTCTATTCCTTCGCTATCCTAGAGAAACTCGCTATTACCGCAGTATAAAAGATTGGGAAAAGAGTTTGGACGCTTCCACTTTGCCGGAGCCCGATCGTCCTTATGAATATATTGTGCACGAAAGTCTTCAAGAACAAGTGCGTTTCTTAAACCGAACTTCTGCTGATCGCCGGGAAGCTTTGGAACAAGAGAGAGATGAGCTTCTCTCTTGGATCCACGACGTAAAAACACCCCTAACTGCCATGCAGCTGATCATCGAGCGGATGGAGGATACCACTCTAAAGCAACAGCTCACGTATGAATGGCTTCGTGTGCATATGCTGTTGGATACCCAAATCCATCAAAAAAGAATTACGTTCATCGAAAACGACTTATTTATAGAAGAAATCCACCTACCAGAAGTAATAAGCCAGGAAATCAGATCGCTAAGGTCTTGGTGTATGCAAAAGGGAATTGGATTTGAAATAGACCTAAAGGAAACAATGGTGCTCAGTGATACAAAATGGTTCACATTTATCTTACGGCAGCTGTTATCCAATGCTGTTAAGTATAGTGAAAACAGTGATATTCACATCAAGAGTGAAAAGCAGGATGGACATATACGAATACATATTCAAGATAACGGTATTGGAATAGATGCAAAAGATATGCCGCGAATATTTGAACGAGGTTTTACATCAACAGTTCAGCATGATAAAGCGGCAACAGGCATGGGACTTTATCTGACGAAAAGGGCAGCGAAGCCACTCCGAATCAACATGGACGTGACATCTGAACCAGGAAAAGGCACATGCTTTACGCTCACTTTCCCAAAGCGAAATGAAATGGTTGGCATGACGGGCGTGTGA
- a CDS encoding DUF975 family protein: protein MLSKPDLKGMALTGLSFRWGKGVLAGFLLYLFFGFLVVFLSILSIPFLYITDTNNLNLVVLCIAFLLFYTLLMPLSVGTSWFYLLLIRNETASVSLMFSTFKYFPKLFTVGVMKIVLVFLWSLLLIIPGILKYYSYSQSIYILKDEPNLRAMEAISESKRRMEGHRWKLFCMQISFIGWFLLGAVTTISHLWTYPYYKSTRASFYEVYIKRDLSETDVISS, encoded by the coding sequence ATGCTTAGCAAACCAGATTTGAAAGGGATGGCATTAACCGGATTATCATTCCGGTGGGGAAAAGGAGTTTTGGCTGGTTTTTTATTGTACCTTTTTTTTGGCTTTTTAGTAGTCTTCTTATCTATACTTTCGATTCCCTTTCTCTATATTACAGACACAAACAATCTTAACTTAGTCGTATTATGTATTGCATTCTTACTGTTTTACACATTGCTCATGCCTTTGTCCGTCGGCACAAGTTGGTTTTACCTGCTTCTTATTCGCAATGAAACTGCTTCTGTTTCGTTGATGTTTAGTACTTTTAAATACTTCCCCAAACTATTTACTGTTGGTGTTATGAAGATCGTTTTAGTTTTTTTATGGTCTCTGCTGCTGATTATTCCTGGCATATTAAAATATTATAGTTATTCGCAATCAATCTATATCTTAAAAGATGAACCTAATCTTCGTGCCATGGAAGCCATCAGTGAAAGTAAGCGCCGAATGGAGGGGCATCGATGGAAGCTTTTTTGTATGCAAATAAGCTTTATAGGATGGTTCCTGCTAGGTGCCGTAACAACCATCAGTCACCTTTGGACATATCCTTACTACAAGTCGACTCGCGCAAGCTTTTATGAAGTATATATAAAACGTGATCTTTCTGAAACAGATGTAATAAGCAGTTAA
- a CDS encoding C39 family peptidase: MNLLPVPYIKQRPELPSGCEVTALTMALSFYGETVDKLALALEMPMDHTPAARDAHGTIQVWGDPEDGFVGDPFDNGITINPEPLKQLADRYRPGSLALYGEAFSSVERHLADGHPVLVWFTIHHEMPIERFWKTPAGKTVPAPRPLHCIVLTGTDENNIYFHDCESTEKSGAHVKAAREHFIRIYDAMGRRALVVT; encoded by the coding sequence ATGAACTTGCTACCTGTTCCGTACATCAAGCAGCGACCTGAACTTCCTTCCGGCTGTGAAGTCACGGCACTGACAATGGCACTCTCCTTTTATGGGGAAACCGTCGACAAACTGGCATTAGCCCTTGAAATGCCTATGGACCATACCCCTGCAGCACGCGATGCCCACGGAACAATACAAGTATGGGGCGATCCCGAAGACGGCTTTGTTGGAGATCCATTTGATAATGGCATTACCATCAATCCAGAACCGCTGAAACAGTTGGCAGATAGATATCGCCCTGGCAGCTTGGCTTTGTATGGTGAAGCATTTTCCAGCGTTGAAAGGCATCTGGCAGATGGTCATCCTGTGTTAGTCTGGTTTACGATTCACCACGAGATGCCTATAGAACGTTTCTGGAAAACGCCTGCCGGAAAAACTGTACCAGCACCGCGACCGCTTCACTGTATCGTTTTAACTGGAACAGATGAAAACAATATCTATTTCCATGATTGTGAATCAACTGAAAAAAGCGGTGCACATGTAAAAGCAGCAAGAGAGCATTTTATTCGTATATATGACGCCATGGGCAGACGCGCTCTTGTCGTCACATAG
- a CDS encoding response regulator transcription factor, with amino-acid sequence MFKILLIEDDKSLFEEIKTRLTQWSYEVQGIDDFGQVMEKFSEIKPELVLIDIQLPSYDGFHWCRMIRAHSNVPIIFLSSRDHPMDMVMAMQLGGDDFVQKPFHFEVLIAKIQAILRRVYNYSMDAVTLKTWNGATVDYEKNEVENDIGKAELTKNEMFILKLLVEQKNKIVSREKLITSLWDDERFISDNTLTVNVNRLRKKLEAIGLGQHIETKVGQGYAALEAEKL; translated from the coding sequence GTGTTTAAGATTTTGTTGATTGAAGATGATAAAAGCTTATTCGAAGAGATTAAGACACGATTGACGCAATGGTCATATGAAGTACAAGGAATCGATGATTTTGGGCAAGTAATGGAGAAGTTTTCGGAAATCAAGCCGGAGCTAGTGTTGATTGATATTCAGCTGCCAAGCTATGACGGGTTTCATTGGTGCCGTATGATTCGGGCGCATTCTAATGTACCGATCATCTTCTTGTCCTCTAGAGATCATCCGATGGATATGGTCATGGCAATGCAGCTGGGCGGAGATGATTTCGTGCAAAAGCCATTTCACTTCGAGGTGTTGATTGCTAAGATCCAAGCAATTCTTCGACGCGTTTATAATTACAGCATGGATGCTGTTACATTAAAGACATGGAATGGTGCAACGGTAGACTATGAGAAAAATGAAGTGGAAAATGATATAGGAAAAGCAGAGCTGACAAAAAATGAAATGTTTATTTTGAAACTGTTAGTTGAGCAGAAAAATAAGATTGTTTCACGTGAAAAACTCATTACAAGTTTATGGGATGATGAACGCTTCATTAGTGATAACACACTAACAGTGAATGTGAACAGATTGCGAAAGAAATTAGAAGCTATCGGTCTTGGTCAGCATATTGAAACAAAAGTAGGGCAAGGATACGCTGCATTAGAGGCGGAGAAGTTATGA
- a CDS encoding HAAS domain-containing protein, which yields MTLSKESQTFLDNLRVYLFASNKKEEEVNELLEELEDHLYEAEQNGKSIEHIIGKSPKSYMKEVEAEVVKDGRFWILYMPMIILGAFAYLVMDKALDNDRSYSLLILIGNPVLFIFSILALFCLYRYVAANKVSKKAEILSYLVFSIIQISLFVGLLFANDWIQTPVLTVSPVGNTALIFMSLLVFAGLAVFSKTWFVIVLPVLFFSPQIISALYPYR from the coding sequence ATGACACTATCCAAAGAAAGTCAAACATTTCTCGATAACTTGCGTGTTTACCTTTTTGCCAGCAATAAAAAAGAAGAAGAAGTGAATGAACTGCTTGAGGAACTTGAGGATCATCTGTATGAGGCGGAACAGAATGGGAAAAGTATCGAGCACATCATCGGGAAATCCCCCAAGTCTTATATGAAGGAAGTAGAGGCAGAAGTAGTTAAGGATGGCAGATTTTGGATTTTGTATATGCCAATGATTATCCTGGGAGCTTTTGCTTATCTTGTGATGGATAAAGCGTTAGATAATGATAGGAGCTATTCCTTACTAATTTTAATTGGAAATCCAGTGCTGTTCATTTTTAGCATTCTCGCACTTTTTTGTTTATATCGTTATGTTGCTGCTAATAAAGTTTCAAAAAAAGCAGAAATCCTGAGTTATCTTGTATTTAGTATCATTCAGATTTCCCTATTTGTTGGCCTGCTATTTGCTAATGATTGGATACAAACACCAGTATTGACCGTTAGTCCAGTAGGGAACACAGCATTGATTTTTATGTCACTCCTTGTCTTTGCGGGTCTAGCTGTCTTTTCTAAAACATGGTTTGTCATTGTCTTGCCGGTTCTGTTTTTCTCACCACAAATAATTTCTGCACTATATCCATATAGATGA
- a CDS encoding PadR family transcriptional regulator, with amino-acid sequence MSSSQLLKGILEGCLLAIIAERETYGYEMVEKLAAYGFTMVSEGSIYPLLLRMKKEGLVTTTSKALPSGGPKRKYYQLTPAGEKELKDFEVRWSAISSSVDNILRRNQS; translated from the coding sequence TTGTCATCTAGTCAATTACTAAAAGGGATTTTAGAAGGATGTTTACTCGCTATCATAGCCGAACGTGAAACGTATGGGTATGAAATGGTGGAAAAACTTGCTGCTTATGGATTTACGATGGTCAGCGAAGGCAGTATTTATCCATTACTGCTGCGAATGAAAAAGGAAGGGCTCGTAACGACAACAAGCAAAGCTTTGCCATCTGGCGGACCGAAACGAAAATATTATCAGCTGACACCAGCGGGAGAGAAAGAATTGAAGGACTTTGAAGTAAGGTGGTCAGCAATTTCGTCCAGTGTTGATAACATTTTAAGGAGGAATCAATCATGA
- a CDS encoding helix-turn-helix transcriptional regulator — translation MKNKVKITRIEQKMTQEQLARRVRVTRQTIGLIEKGAYNPTLQLCVAIAKALGKTLDDLFWEVD, via the coding sequence ATGAAGAATAAAGTGAAAATCACCAGAATAGAACAAAAAATGACGCAAGAGCAGCTTGCACGCCGTGTACGTGTTACGCGACAAACAATTGGATTAATCGAAAAAGGAGCGTACAATCCAACCTTACAGCTTTGTGTAGCAATTGCAAAAGCATTGGGAAAAACATTGGATGATCTATTTTGGGAGGTAGACTGA
- a CDS encoding IS1182 family transposase, whose product MFKHYTMCEVVLPLDLERKLPENDIAFTVNHLVESIPDEAFDGFRRETGHPAYHPRMMMKIILCAYTQSVFSGRKIESLLQDSVRMMWLAQDYQPSYRTINRFRVNPHVKELLRQCFVQFRSQLVQEKVIEEEAIFIDGTKIEANANKFTFVWRKSTEKYSTQLVERSAQMYEELLEQEIIPAIELENPEALSGEELTKVAEKLDEKVQEYDRRIEASDDTAERKQLRSERKAPKQYRKQVNDFIKRKSKYQVDMEIFGDRNSYSKTDHGATFMRMKDDYMKNGQLKPGYNVQLATEGQYALAYDVFPNPTDTRTFIPFLDKIERDFFELPDYIVADAGYGSEQNYDDVVNNRKRIPLITYNHYRKEKQKKYKQDPYQVAHWDYDAEGDFFTCPNNRKLAFRYLSERCDKFGFKRHYRVYECDDCTACPLRAECTKAKEGNNRKIYYNERWEKQKAYTQQLLSEKETGKIYGKRKIDVEPVFGFLKAHLCFTRFSVRSKEKVENELGFAFMAVNIRKFTARSASIVRNSKNIRSKKISVTIFLVTEIFFVSERSYVPLSLFLVHKNWPSLCGSRARARAVQYLALKYLRVPSQ is encoded by the coding sequence ATGTTTAAACATTATACCATGTGTGAAGTCGTTTTACCTCTAGATTTGGAAAGAAAATTACCTGAAAATGATATTGCTTTTACCGTTAACCATTTAGTAGAAAGTATTCCAGACGAAGCTTTTGACGGTTTCCGTCGGGAAACCGGACACCCTGCTTATCACCCTCGCATGATGATGAAGATTATTTTATGTGCCTATACGCAATCCGTTTTCTCGGGCCGTAAAATTGAGTCATTACTTCAAGACAGCGTACGCATGATGTGGCTTGCCCAAGATTATCAGCCCAGCTATCGCACCATCAACCGATTCCGTGTGAACCCTCACGTAAAAGAACTCTTACGCCAGTGCTTTGTCCAATTTCGCAGCCAGCTGGTTCAAGAAAAAGTCATTGAAGAAGAAGCCATTTTTATTGATGGCACCAAAATCGAAGCAAATGCCAACAAGTTTACTTTTGTATGGCGGAAGTCCACTGAGAAATACAGTACGCAATTGGTGGAAAGATCGGCTCAGATGTATGAAGAACTGTTGGAGCAGGAAATTATCCCCGCAATCGAGCTGGAGAACCCCGAAGCCCTATCGGGCGAAGAGTTAACAAAAGTAGCAGAAAAACTGGACGAAAAGGTGCAGGAATACGATCGCCGCATAGAAGCAAGTGATGATACTGCCGAACGCAAGCAGCTTCGTTCCGAACGTAAAGCACCAAAACAGTACCGAAAGCAAGTCAATGATTTCATTAAACGGAAATCAAAATATCAGGTCGACATGGAAATCTTCGGAGACAGAAATAGCTACTCCAAAACTGACCATGGTGCCACTTTTATGCGCATGAAAGATGATTATATGAAAAATGGCCAACTTAAACCTGGGTACAATGTGCAGCTGGCTACTGAAGGTCAATATGCCCTGGCCTATGATGTGTTCCCGAATCCTACGGATACGCGAACTTTCATCCCTTTCCTTGATAAGATTGAACGGGACTTTTTTGAGCTGCCCGACTATATTGTCGCGGATGCCGGATATGGCAGTGAGCAAAATTATGATGATGTGGTAAATAATCGGAAGCGCATCCCTCTCATCACCTATAATCACTACCGAAAAGAAAAGCAAAAGAAATATAAACAAGATCCTTACCAAGTAGCTCACTGGGATTATGATGCCGAAGGCGACTTTTTCACTTGCCCGAATAACCGGAAATTAGCGTTTCGGTACCTATCCGAAAGATGCGACAAATTTGGATTCAAGCGTCATTATCGCGTGTATGAATGTGACGATTGTACTGCTTGTCCCTTACGTGCAGAATGTACGAAAGCGAAAGAAGGAAACAACCGGAAAATCTATTACAACGAAAGATGGGAAAAACAAAAAGCATATACCCAGCAATTACTCAGCGAAAAAGAAACAGGGAAAATTTACGGAAAACGTAAAATAGATGTCGAGCCAGTCTTCGGATTTCTGAAGGCTCATTTGTGTTTCACTCGTTTTTCGGTACGAAGTAAAGAGAAAGTGGAAAACGAATTAGGATTCGCCTTCATGGCGGTGAACATCAGGAAGTTCACCGCCAGATCAGCAAGTATAGTAAGGAATTCAAAAAATATCAGATCAAAAAAGATCTCGGTCACCATTTTCCTGGTGACCGAGATCTTTTTTGTGTCAGAGAGGAGTTATGTCCCGCTCTCTTTATTTTTAGTTCATAAAAACTGGCCATCGTTGTGCGGAAGTAGGGCTCGAGCCAGAGCAGTCCAATACCTAGCGTTAAAATACCTAAGAGTGCCCAGCCAATGA